Within the Vigna angularis cultivar LongXiaoDou No.4 chromosome 10, ASM1680809v1, whole genome shotgun sequence genome, the region ttgtttttgaaatattCCAATGGGGTTGAGAAATGTGCAAGGACGGCTTGGTTAAGCActgttaattaatttaatttgatttgtggAAAATTGAATGATAGTGCTGTCCCTTAGTCTTGATTAGAAATTAAGGGATAAggaaaactaaatatataatgtATGTGCATTGCTGCTGGTAATAAAACTTGTTCACATGCTTGTAATGTTATATGCATTGCTCTACTCCTTTTTTTCGAGTAGCTTTTCCTGGATGAGTTTAAGATTCATGTATATGTATCTCCTGACTGTTTAGAATACTTGTACTATGCAGTGAAGAGGTAGCTGTTGCAGCTGAGGCACCTGCTTCCATTCCCGGTGAGCCCATGGACATCATGACTGCTTTACAGCTTGTGCTGAGAAAATCTCTGGCTTACGGTGGTCTTGCAAGAGGTCTTCATGAAGGTGCCAAGATCATTGAGAAGCATGCTGCACAGCTCTGTGTTCTAGCAGAAGACTGTGACCAACCTGATTATGTGAAACTGGTGAAGGCCCTTTGCGCCGAGCACAATGTTAGCCTTTTGACAGTTCCAAGTGCAAAGACCCTTGGAGAATGGGCTGGTGTAAGTGCCTTAGAGACTCCTAACCATTTTACTTAAATTCCTTGTACCATTCTTTTACTCTCAATTCCCAAATTCAGTTGGTGAATGTTCATAAggattttattcttataatattttttgttgaatatttttgtttcagttGTGTAAGATTGACTCAGAGGGAAAGGCTAGGAAGGTAACTGGTTGCTCATGTGTGGTTGTTAAGGTATGGCTTTATTGgcttgtatttgaattgatgtTTTGGAGTGCCTTTCAATGTATGTGGATGTTTATGTATTTTCCTTTTGCAGGACTTTGGGGAGGAACATGAAGCCTATAATGTTGTTCTGCAGCACGTGAAAGCTAACTGAATTAAATGTCTAGATTTGTGGGTTTCAGCttgatgttattttattatgtctTTGAGGAATACTTTTGCCTCTGGAGTATCTGCATAGGGATTTTGACGATTTACAATCATATCCATTCTCATTGTTGCTGAGTAAATggttttttctttattactaTTGGTTTTTACCCTGTTATGACTTACCAGAACAGTTCGTTTCGTATAAGTTCACTTTAATCTTCTCTTAATTTGTTTCTAGCTGCAAGTACTTTGTAATAACCTGCTCTTAATTACATTTCTTTTAAACCAATGTACATATCGCTTGGCCTGTAGCATacgaaaatatattttttactttaaaaatggTTGTTAACGGTAAATGTATAtacttaagaaaataaatgCATTGACGAACAAAAGTATGTGAATGAACACATTTTTGATGGATATCACCCTCGGGTTGCATCAAGGCCtaactttatttctttgtttgtaAAAGTGTAAAGTAAGAGTTGCCTATTTTGTATAGGACTAGTATTTTGATCCGTGCAATGCGTGTGATTACaaatgtattttgttttctataacAATATATTGGGCTGTAATTTACAATCATTGTTGAGATAGCATACTGACCATccagtttttatttatttttcctctgTCAAgtttaatattagtttttttttactagtttGTCTAATTTGGATGATTGTCGGGTTGGTTGGTTTGATTTGAATGATTGTTAAACTAGTTTGTTTGGATCCATGCTGGTCTGGTTTGATTTGAAGGACTACTAAGTTGTGAATATCATGATTGTCGAGTTTTTCTACTTTGGTCTAAATGTTGTTGGGCTGGACTATTTTGGTCTTGATGACTGTCAGGATGGTCTAGTCTGGTCTTGATGGCTATTAAGTTGGTTGGTTTAATCTGGATGACTGTCGGGTTGgtctaatttaattaaagatcTTTCACACAAAAATGTAAAAACTTTCTTCATGATAGTTGAGATacacaaacatgaaaaaaattatagatatatgCACCAGATATCCCACATTCAAACGTATTGTggttaatgaaaaataagaaaacaataaaaattctTGTTGTGCTTGTCTCGTATCGAGCTTGTTGAGCTTGTCTCTTGTCGAGCTTGTTGTCTCCTACTGAGCTCGTCTCCATGTTTCTCCTCTCAAGCTTTTCTCCTGCTGAGCTTCTCTTTGGCCGAGCTTGTATCGATGTTTCTTATTGAGCTTGCATCCATGGTTGGCATTTGGTCTGGTCTAGATAAATATTAGTTTGGTTGATTTGGTTTGGATGACTATTGGGCTGGTCTAGTCTAGTCTGTATTCACTATCGTGCTAGTTTGGTTGAGTCTGGATGATTGTTGGGTTGTCAATGTCACGATTGTCAAGTTGGTCTAGTATGGTCTGGATGACTATTGGGTTGGTCTATTCTATTCTAGATGATTGTTTGGCTGGTTCATCTTGTCTTGATGATTGTCACGCTAGTCTGGTCCGGTCTAGATGATTGTCGGGCTGCTAGTCTCATGACTCTAGTTTGGATGATTCTCGGGGTGCCAAACTCATGATTAGCCCTAGCTTTCTACATGCTCCACTTAGCTCGGTGAAGGAT harbors:
- the LOC108335249 gene encoding 40S ribosomal protein S12 gives rise to the protein MSGEEVAVAAEAPASIPGEPMDIMTALQLVLRKSLAYGGLARGLHEGAKIIEKHAAQLCVLAEDCDQPDYVKLVKALCAEHNVSLLTVPSAKTLGEWAGLCKIDSEGKARKVTGCSCVVVKDFGEEHEAYNVVLQHVKAN